One region of Polynucleobacter sp. MWH-Aus1W21 genomic DNA includes:
- the rpoC gene encoding DNA-directed RNA polymerase subunit beta', translating to MKALLDLFKQTQGEEQFDVIKIGLASPEKIRSWSFGEVRKPETINYRTFKPERDGLFCAKIFGPTKDYECLCGKYKRLKFRGVICEKCGVEVTLAKVRRERMGHIELAAPVAHIWFLKSLPSRLGMVLDMTLRDIERVLYFEAYVVVDPGMTPEGAMKRGQIMSEDEYIAKTEEYGDGAFTAIMGAEGIRDLLRSIDIDREVETIRADLKATGSDAKIKKYAKRLKVLEAFQTSGIKPDWMIMEVLPVLPPELRPLVPLDGGRFATSDLNDLYRRVINRNNRLKRLLELRAPEIIVRNEKRMLQEAVDSLLDNGRRGKAMTGANKRPLKSLAEMIKGKSGRFRQNLLGKRVDYSGRSVIVVGPTLKLHQCGLPKLMALELFKPFIFNKLETLGIATTIKAAKKEVESQTPIVWDILEEVIREHPIMLNRAPTLHRLGIQAFEPMLIEGKAIQLHPLVCAAFNADFDGDQMAVHVPLSLEAQMEARTLMLASNNVLFPANGEPSIVPSQDVVLGLYYATRDKINGKGEGMVFANITEVVRAYEAGQVELASRVAVRITEYEIVDKKAEGDARFAEKTKIYQTSVGRAILSEILPKGMSFEEINKPLKKKEISRLINTSFRKCGLRETVIFADRLLQSGFRLATNAGISVAIDDMLIPTSKERIITEASAKVKEYDKQFMSGLVTNQERYNNVVDIWGAAGDQVGKAMMDELSHVDVLDRNGKTVRQESFNSIYMMADSGARGSAAQIRQLAGMRGLMAKPDGSIIETPITANFREGLNVLQYFISTHGARKGLADTALKTANSGYLTRRLCDVTQDLVVIEEDCGATTGVTMKALVEGGEIIEALRDRILGRVCIGDIVHPDTQEVIVPNDTLLDEDHVDQIVALGIDEVKVRTVLSCLTRFGLCAKCYGRDLGRGGLVNVGEAVGVIAAQSIGEPGTQLTMRTFHIGGAASRALVASNIEAKSNGALKFSGTMRVVKNAKGEQVVISRSGEALIVDENGRERERHKVPYGATLLLKEDAAVKAGASLATWDPLTRPIISEYAGIARFDNVEEGVTVAKQVDEVTGLSTLVVIDGKRRSAASKGVRPMINLVDEKGNEVMIAGTDHPVNIGLQVGALITVKDGQKVEVGEVLARIPIESQKTRDITGGLPRVAELFEARSPKDAAVLAKVTGTVSFGKETKGKQRLVITDMDGEANEFLIPKEKQVLVHDGQVVNKGEMIVEGPADPHDILTLKGIEELAIYIVDEVQDVYRLQGVKINDKHIEVIVRQMLRRVQVTDPGDTSFITGEQVERSKLYDANDAVIAQGKHPAQFDNVLLGITKASLSTDSFISAASFQETTRVLTEAAIMGKTDTLRGLKENVIIGRLIPAGTGLSYRRARKVREQFERDRAQMIAAEEEAMANMPVEIEAEVVAPTGEADPS from the coding sequence ATGAAAGCATTGCTCGATTTATTTAAGCAAACGCAGGGCGAAGAGCAGTTTGATGTCATCAAAATTGGTCTCGCATCTCCTGAGAAAATTCGCTCATGGTCTTTTGGTGAAGTACGCAAACCAGAAACCATCAACTACCGGACTTTTAAGCCCGAGCGTGATGGTTTGTTCTGCGCCAAGATTTTTGGACCAACCAAAGACTACGAGTGCTTATGCGGCAAGTACAAGCGCTTAAAGTTCCGTGGCGTTATCTGTGAGAAGTGTGGTGTTGAAGTTACTCTCGCTAAGGTACGTCGTGAGCGCATGGGCCACATTGAGTTGGCAGCCCCTGTAGCGCACATCTGGTTCTTGAAGTCCCTGCCATCCCGTTTGGGTATGGTTCTCGATATGACATTACGCGATATCGAGCGCGTTCTTTACTTTGAAGCATATGTAGTCGTTGATCCTGGCATGACTCCTGAAGGCGCAATGAAGCGCGGCCAGATCATGTCTGAAGACGAATACATTGCTAAGACCGAAGAATATGGTGACGGTGCGTTTACTGCCATCATGGGCGCGGAAGGTATTCGTGATCTCTTGCGTTCGATTGATATCGATCGTGAAGTTGAGACTATTCGTGCTGACTTAAAGGCTACTGGTAGCGATGCCAAGATCAAGAAATACGCTAAGCGCTTAAAAGTGCTCGAGGCGTTCCAGACTTCAGGTATTAAGCCTGACTGGATGATCATGGAAGTATTGCCAGTATTGCCACCTGAATTGCGCCCATTGGTGCCGTTGGATGGCGGTCGCTTTGCTACCTCTGATTTGAACGATCTCTATCGTCGCGTTATTAACCGTAACAACCGTCTCAAGCGTTTGTTAGAGTTGCGCGCACCAGAGATCATCGTTCGCAACGAAAAACGTATGTTGCAAGAAGCGGTTGATTCATTGCTCGACAACGGTCGTCGCGGTAAGGCTATGACTGGCGCTAACAAGCGTCCTCTCAAGTCCTTGGCTGAGATGATTAAAGGTAAGAGTGGTCGTTTCCGTCAAAACTTGTTGGGTAAACGTGTTGACTACTCTGGTCGTTCAGTCATCGTGGTTGGCCCTACATTGAAATTGCATCAGTGCGGCTTACCAAAATTGATGGCTTTGGAATTATTCAAGCCATTCATTTTCAACAAGCTTGAGACTTTAGGAATTGCAACCACTATTAAGGCTGCGAAGAAAGAAGTTGAAAGTCAGACTCCAATCGTTTGGGACATTCTCGAAGAAGTGATTCGTGAACATCCAATCATGTTGAACCGTGCTCCTACATTGCATCGTCTCGGTATTCAGGCTTTCGAGCCAATGCTGATTGAAGGTAAAGCAATCCAATTGCATCCATTAGTCTGCGCGGCATTTAACGCCGACTTTGACGGTGACCAAATGGCGGTTCACGTTCCTTTGTCGCTCGAAGCGCAAATGGAAGCACGTACATTGATGTTGGCTTCGAACAACGTATTGTTCCCAGCTAACGGCGAGCCATCAATCGTTCCTTCACAGGACGTGGTGTTGGGTCTGTACTACGCTACACGTGACAAGATCAACGGTAAGGGCGAAGGCATGGTTTTCGCCAACATTACTGAAGTAGTGCGCGCATACGAAGCAGGTCAAGTTGAATTGGCTTCTCGTGTTGCTGTGCGTATTACTGAGTATGAGATCGTGGACAAGAAGGCAGAAGGCGATGCGCGTTTTGCTGAGAAGACCAAGATCTATCAAACATCAGTTGGCCGTGCAATCTTGTCTGAGATTTTGCCTAAAGGCATGTCTTTTGAGGAAATCAACAAGCCTTTGAAGAAAAAAGAAATCTCACGTTTGATCAACACATCATTCCGTAAGTGCGGTTTGCGTGAAACAGTCATTTTTGCTGACCGTCTCTTGCAGTCTGGTTTCCGTTTAGCTACCAATGCTGGTATCTCTGTTGCGATTGACGATATGTTGATCCCAACATCTAAAGAGCGCATCATTACTGAAGCTTCTGCCAAGGTAAAGGAGTATGACAAGCAGTTCATGTCTGGCCTCGTAACCAATCAAGAGCGTTATAACAACGTGGTTGATATTTGGGGTGCCGCAGGCGACCAAGTTGGTAAGGCGATGATGGACGAGTTGTCACACGTTGACGTACTCGACCGCAACGGCAAGACTGTGCGTCAAGAATCCTTTAACTCCATCTACATGATGGCGGATTCTGGTGCACGTGGATCTGCGGCGCAGATTCGTCAGTTAGCTGGTATGCGTGGTTTGATGGCTAAGCCTGATGGCTCCATCATTGAGACCCCAATTACTGCGAACTTCCGTGAAGGCTTGAACGTGTTGCAGTACTTCATTTCAACCCACGGTGCTCGTAAAGGTCTGGCTGATACAGCATTGAAGACAGCGAACTCTGGTTACTTGACACGTCGTTTGTGCGACGTTACTCAAGATCTCGTGGTGATCGAAGAGGATTGCGGCGCGACTACTGGCGTAACAATGAAGGCGCTTGTTGAAGGCGGCGAGATTATCGAAGCATTGCGTGATCGTATTTTGGGTCGTGTATGTATCGGTGACATCGTTCACCCTGACACACAAGAAGTGATTGTTCCTAACGACACATTGCTCGATGAAGATCATGTTGATCAAATCGTTGCATTGGGCATCGACGAAGTTAAAGTTCGCACAGTATTGTCTTGCTTAACTCGCTTTGGCTTGTGCGCTAAGTGCTACGGACGTGATCTAGGTCGCGGTGGTTTGGTGAACGTTGGTGAGGCAGTTGGTGTTATCGCTGCTCAGTCAATCGGTGAGCCAGGTACACAGTTGACTATGCGTACCTTCCACATCGGTGGTGCAGCGTCACGTGCCTTAGTTGCAAGCAATATTGAAGCCAAATCAAATGGTGCATTGAAGTTCTCCGGCACGATGCGTGTTGTGAAGAACGCGAAGGGTGAGCAGGTCGTGATTTCACGTTCTGGCGAAGCCTTGATCGTTGATGAGAATGGTCGCGAGCGCGAGCGTCATAAAGTTCCTTACGGTGCAACTCTCTTGTTGAAAGAAGATGCAGCAGTGAAGGCTGGCGCAAGCTTGGCAACCTGGGATCCATTAACACGTCCGATTATTTCTGAGTACGCTGGTATCGCTCGCTTCGACAACGTCGAAGAAGGTGTAACTGTTGCTAAGCAAGTTGACGAAGTTACTGGCCTTTCCACTCTGGTGGTTATTGACGGTAAGCGTCGTTCAGCAGCAAGCAAAGGCGTTCGCCCAATGATCAACTTGGTTGATGAAAAGGGTAATGAAGTCATGATCGCCGGTACCGATCATCCAGTAAACATTGGCCTCCAAGTGGGCGCGTTGATTACTGTTAAAGATGGTCAGAAAGTTGAAGTCGGTGAAGTATTGGCACGTATTCCAATCGAATCACAGAAGACTCGCGACATTACCGGTGGTTTGCCACGCGTTGCAGAATTGTTCGAAGCACGTTCACCAAAAGATGCAGCAGTATTGGCGAAAGTTACTGGAACAGTTTCATTCGGTAAAGAAACCAAAGGTAAACAACGTTTGGTGATTACCGATATGGACGGTGAAGCCAATGAGTTCTTGATTCCTAAAGAGAAGCAGGTTCTCGTTCATGACGGTCAAGTTGTGAACAAGGGCGAGATGATTGTGGAAGGCCCTGCTGATCCACACGACATCTTGACTCTCAAAGGTATCGAAGAGTTGGCAATCTACATCGTTGACGAAGTTCAAGACGTTTACCGTCTCCAGGGCGTGAAGATCAATGACAAGCACATTGAAGTGATCGTGCGTCAGATGTTGCGTCGTGTTCAGGTAACTGATCCAGGCGACACATCATTCATTACTGGTGAGCAAGTTGAGCGTTCTAAGTTGTATGACGCTAACGATGCAGTGATCGCCCAAGGTAAGCACCCAGCTCAGTTCGATAACGTGTTGCTAGGCATTACTAAGGCATCCTTGTCGACCGACAGCTTCATTTCAGCGGCTTCTTTCCAAGAAACCACCCGTGTATTGACCGAAGCCGCAATTATGGGCAAGACCGATACACTCCGTGGCCTCAAGGAAAACGTCATTATTGGTCGTCTGATCCCTGCTGGTACCGGCTTGTCTTATCGCCGTGCACGCAAGGTCAGAGAGCAATTCGAGCGTGATCGCGCTCAAATGATTGCCGCCGAAGAGGAAGCAATGGCCAATATGCCTGTAGAAATTGAGGCTGAAGTCGTTGCTCCTACTGGAGAGGCTGATCCAAGCTAA
- the rpsL gene encoding 30S ribosomal protein S12, whose product MPTINQLIRKPRSRLIVKSKSPALENSPQRRGVCTRVYTTTPKKPNSALRKVAKVRLTNGFEVISYIGGEGHNLQEHSVVLIRGGRVKDLPGVRYHIVRGSLDLQGVKDRKQSRSKYGAKRAKKAA is encoded by the coding sequence ATGCCAACAATTAATCAATTAATACGCAAGCCAAGATCCAGGCTTATCGTTAAAAGCAAGAGCCCTGCACTGGAAAACAGTCCGCAGCGCCGTGGTGTTTGTACACGTGTGTACACCACTACTCCTAAAAAGCCTAACTCTGCGCTTCGTAAAGTAGCCAAAGTTCGCTTAACCAATGGTTTTGAAGTTATTTCATACATTGGTGGTGAAGGCCATAACCTCCAGGAACACTCAGTTGTGTTGATTCGTGGTGGTCGTGTAAAGGATTTGCCAGGTGTTCGTTACCACATCGTTCGTGGCTCACTTGACTTGCAAGGTGTTAAAGACCGTAAGCAATCACGTTCCAAGTACGGTGCTAAGCGCGCTAAGAAAGCTGCTTAA
- the rpsG gene encoding 30S ribosomal protein S7 — protein sequence MPRRREVPKREILPDPKFGNVEVAKFMNVLMLDGKKSVAERIVYGAFDHIEKKANKEPLEIFSTAMGNVKPMVEVKSRRVGGANYQVPVEVRPSRRSALAMRWLREAAKKRGEKSMAQRLANELLEAAEGRGGAMKKREEVHRMAEANKAFSHFRF from the coding sequence ATGCCACGTCGTCGTGAAGTTCCCAAACGGGAAATTTTGCCGGATCCAAAATTCGGTAATGTAGAAGTAGCTAAATTCATGAACGTCCTTATGTTGGACGGCAAGAAATCGGTTGCAGAGCGTATCGTTTATGGTGCCTTTGATCACATCGAGAAAAAAGCAAATAAAGAACCACTCGAAATTTTTTCAACAGCCATGGGTAACGTTAAGCCAATGGTTGAGGTGAAGAGCCGTCGTGTTGGCGGTGCTAACTATCAAGTTCCTGTTGAAGTTCGTCCATCACGTCGTTCTGCTTTGGCAATGCGATGGTTGCGTGAAGCCGCTAAGAAGCGTGGCGAAAAATCTATGGCTCAACGTTTAGCCAACGAATTATTAGAAGCTGCTGAAGGTCGTGGCGGCGCAATGAAGAAGCGTGAAGAAGTTCACCGTATGGCAGAAGCTAACAAAGCTTTCTCACATTTCCGCTTCTAA
- the fusA gene encoding elongation factor G — protein MARKTPIDKYRNIGISAHIDAGKTTTTERVLFYTGVNHKIGEVHDGAATMDWMEQEQERGITITSAATTTFWKGMAGNFPEHRINIIDTPGHVDFTIEVERSMRVLDGACMVYCAVGGVQPQSETVWRQANKYQVPRLAFVNKMDRTGANFFKVYDQMRTRLKANPILIQIPIGAEENFKGVVDLVKMKAIYWDEASQGTKFTYEDIPAELQASAEEWREKMLEAAAESSEELMEKYLGGEGLTEEEIKAALRQRTIANEIVPMLCGTAFKNKGVQAMLDAVVELLPSPLDVPPVPCELEDGTPTTREASDSAKFSALAFKIMTDPFVGQLIFFRVYSGVMKSGDTIYNPIKGKKERVGRLLQMHANEREEIKEVFAGDIAAAVGLKDATTGETLCDPDSIVILERMVFPEPVISQAVEPKTKADQEKMGLALNRLAQEDPSFRVKTDEESGQTIISGMGELHLEILVDRMKREFGVEATVGKPQVAYRETIRKVCEEIEGKFVKQSGGRGQYGHVVLKLEPQAPGKGFEFVDAIKGGVVPREYIPAVEKGIIETLNSGILAGYPVVDIKATLFFGSYHDVDSNENAFKMAGSMAFKDGMRKAAPVLLEPMMAVEVETPEDFMGNVMGDLSSRRGILQGMDDIPGGGKIVRAEVPLAEMFGYSTGLRSLTQGRATYTMEFKHYSEAPKNVAEAVMAAKAK, from the coding sequence GTGGCACGTAAAACCCCTATCGACAAATACCGCAATATCGGTATTTCTGCACATATTGACGCAGGTAAGACAACAACTACAGAACGCGTTTTGTTCTACACCGGTGTTAACCACAAGATCGGTGAAGTTCATGACGGCGCTGCAACCATGGACTGGATGGAGCAAGAGCAAGAGCGTGGCATCACGATTACTTCTGCTGCTACTACAACATTCTGGAAGGGCATGGCTGGTAATTTCCCAGAGCACCGTATCAATATTATTGATACCCCAGGACACGTAGACTTCACTATTGAGGTTGAGCGTTCAATGCGTGTATTGGACGGCGCTTGCATGGTTTACTGTGCGGTAGGTGGTGTACAGCCACAATCTGAAACTGTTTGGCGTCAAGCTAACAAGTATCAAGTTCCACGTTTAGCATTCGTAAACAAGATGGACCGTACTGGTGCGAACTTCTTCAAGGTCTACGACCAAATGAGAACTCGCCTTAAAGCGAATCCAATCTTGATCCAAATTCCTATCGGCGCTGAAGAAAACTTCAAAGGCGTTGTGGATTTGGTAAAGATGAAGGCCATCTATTGGGATGAGGCTTCACAAGGTACTAAGTTTACTTACGAAGATATTCCTGCTGAATTGCAAGCTTCTGCTGAAGAGTGGCGCGAGAAGATGCTCGAAGCTGCTGCAGAGAGCTCAGAAGAATTGATGGAAAAGTATCTCGGCGGCGAAGGCTTGACCGAAGAAGAAATCAAAGCAGCATTGCGTCAACGTACTATTGCCAATGAAATTGTTCCAATGTTGTGCGGAACCGCTTTCAAAAACAAAGGCGTTCAGGCGATGTTGGATGCTGTAGTTGAATTGTTGCCTTCACCATTGGACGTTCCACCAGTTCCATGTGAATTGGAAGATGGAACACCTACAACACGTGAAGCGTCTGACAGCGCTAAGTTCTCAGCATTGGCATTTAAGATCATGACTGACCCATTCGTAGGCCAGCTCATCTTCTTCCGTGTTTACTCAGGCGTAATGAAATCTGGCGACACCATCTACAACCCAATTAAGGGTAAGAAAGAACGTGTTGGTCGTTTGTTGCAGATGCACGCAAACGAACGTGAAGAAATTAAAGAAGTATTCGCTGGCGATATCGCAGCTGCGGTTGGTCTGAAAGACGCAACTACAGGCGAAACATTGTGTGATCCAGATAGCATCGTTATTTTGGAGCGCATGGTATTCCCAGAGCCAGTGATCTCTCAGGCTGTTGAGCCAAAGACAAAAGCTGACCAAGAAAAAATGGGTCTTGCTTTGAATCGTTTGGCACAAGAAGATCCTTCTTTCCGTGTAAAAACTGATGAAGAATCAGGTCAAACAATTATTTCCGGTATGGGCGAGCTCCACTTGGAAATTTTGGTTGACCGTATGAAGCGTGAATTCGGTGTTGAAGCAACTGTTGGTAAGCCACAAGTTGCATACCGTGAAACGATTCGTAAGGTTTGCGAAGAGATCGAAGGTAAATTCGTTAAGCAGTCTGGTGGTCGTGGTCAATACGGTCATGTGGTCTTGAAGTTAGAGCCACAAGCCCCAGGCAAAGGTTTTGAATTCGTTGACGCTATTAAGGGCGGTGTTGTTCCACGTGAATACATTCCTGCAGTAGAAAAAGGCATCATCGAAACATTGAACTCCGGTATTTTGGCTGGCTATCCAGTTGTAGATATCAAAGCAACATTGTTCTTCGGTTCATACCATGACGTTGACTCCAATGAAAACGCATTTAAGATGGCGGGCTCTATGGCGTTCAAGGATGGAATGCGTAAAGCAGCTCCTGTGTTGCTTGAGCCGATGATGGCTGTTGAAGTAGAAACACCAGAAGATTTCATGGGTAACGTAATGGGTGATCTCTCATCCCGTCGCGGTATTTTGCAAGGTATGGATGACATTCCAGGCGGCGGTAAGATCGTTCGCGCTGAAGTGCCGTTGGCGGAGATGTTTGGTTACTCAACTGGCTTGCGCTCGTTGACCCAAGGTCGCGCTACCTACACCATGGAATTTAAGCATTATTCCGAAGCACCTAAGAACGTTGCTGAAGCAGTTATGGCTGCTAAAGCGAAGTAA
- the tuf gene encoding elongation factor Tu produces MAKEKFERTKPHVNVGTIGHVDHGKTTLTAAIATVLSKAFGGEAKAYDQIDAAPEEKARGITINTAHVEYETANRHYAHVDCPGHADYVKNMITGAAQMDGAILVCSAADGPMPQTREHILLARQVGVPYIVVFLNKCDMVDDAELLELVEMEVRELLSKYNFPGDDTPIIQGSAKLALEGDEGKLGKEAIMKLAEALDSYIPTPERAVDGAFLMPVEDVFSISGRGTVVTGRIERGIVKVGEEIEIIGIKPTLKTTCTGVEMFRKLLDQGQAGDNVGILLRGTKREEVERGQVLAKPGSITPHTHFTAEVYILGKDEGGRHTPFFNNYRPQFYFRTTDVTGSIELPKDKEMVMPGDNVTITVKLIAPIAMEEGLRFAIREGGRTVGAGVVAKILA; encoded by the coding sequence ATGGCAAAAGAAAAATTCGAGCGGACAAAACCGCACGTAAACGTAGGCACCATCGGTCACGTTGACCACGGTAAAACCACATTGACAGCAGCAATCGCAACCGTGCTTTCTAAAGCATTCGGTGGCGAAGCTAAAGCATACGATCAGATCGATGCTGCTCCAGAAGAAAAAGCACGTGGTATTACGATTAATACTGCGCACGTTGAGTATGAGACTGCAAATCGTCACTACGCTCACGTTGATTGCCCAGGACATGCTGACTACGTTAAGAACATGATTACTGGTGCTGCTCAGATGGACGGCGCAATTTTGGTTTGCTCTGCTGCTGACGGCCCAATGCCACAAACTCGTGAGCACATCCTCTTGGCACGCCAAGTTGGCGTTCCTTACATCGTGGTGTTCTTGAACAAGTGCGACATGGTTGATGACGCTGAATTGTTAGAACTCGTTGAAATGGAAGTTCGTGAGCTTTTATCTAAGTACAACTTCCCTGGCGATGACACACCAATCATCCAAGGTTCTGCTAAGTTAGCTCTTGAAGGCGACGAAGGCAAATTGGGTAAAGAAGCCATCATGAAATTGGCTGAAGCACTTGACTCATACATCCCAACTCCAGAGCGTGCTGTTGACGGCGCGTTCTTGATGCCAGTAGAAGACGTGTTCTCTATCTCCGGTCGCGGTACTGTTGTTACAGGCCGTATCGAGCGCGGTATCGTTAAAGTTGGCGAAGAGATTGAAATTATCGGTATCAAACCAACACTCAAGACCACTTGTACTGGTGTTGAAATGTTCCGCAAATTGCTCGACCAAGGTCAAGCAGGCGATAACGTTGGTATCTTGTTACGCGGTACAAAACGTGAAGAAGTTGAGCGCGGCCAAGTATTGGCTAAGCCAGGTTCAATCACTCCACATACTCACTTTACAGCCGAGGTTTACATCTTGGGTAAAGACGAAGGTGGTCGTCATACTCCATTCTTTAACAACTATCGTCCACAGTTCTACTTCCGTACTACGGACGTAACTGGTTCAATCGAGTTGCCAAAAGACAAAGAAATGGTAATGCCTGGTGATAACGTCACGATTACCGTAAAACTCATCGCTCCTATCGCGATGGAAGAAGGTTTACGTTTTGCGATCCGTGAAGGTGGCCGTACTGTTGGCGCCGGCGTGGTTGCAAAGATTTTGGCTTAA
- the rpsJ gene encoding 30S ribosomal protein S10: MQNQKIRIRLKAFDYRLIDQSAAEIVDTAKRTGAVVKGPVPLPTRIERFDILRSPHVNKTSRDQLEIRTHLRLMDIVDPTEKTVDALMKLDLPAGVDVEIKLQ, from the coding sequence ATGCAAAACCAAAAAATTCGTATTCGCCTTAAAGCATTTGATTACCGTTTGATCGACCAGTCTGCAGCTGAAATCGTTGATACAGCTAAACGTACTGGTGCAGTTGTTAAGGGTCCAGTACCTTTGCCAACTCGTATCGAGCGCTTTGATATCTTGCGTTCACCACACGTGAACAAGACATCCCGTGATCAGTTAGAGATCCGTACCCATCTCCGTTTGATGGATATCGTTGATCCTACAGAGAAAACTGTAGATGCTTTGATGAAATTAGACCTCCCAGCAGGTGTGGACGTCGAAATTAAGTTGCAGTAA
- the rplC gene encoding 50S ribosomal protein L3 — translation MSLGLIGRKVGMTRLFTDEGEAIPVTVIDVSDNRVAQIKTQATDGYDAIQLAHGTRRATRVTKAMAGHFAKAGVMAGNGLNEFPLDAAKIAEMTPGQVIPAETAFTAGQKVDVQGVTIGKGYAGTIKRYHFASGRASHGNSRSHNVPGSIGMAQDPGRVFPGKRMTGHLGDVTRTVQNLVIARIDAERNLIMVKGAIPGAPGGKVIVTPAVKTPLKKK, via the coding sequence ATGAGCTTAGGCTTAATCGGCCGCAAGGTCGGCATGACCCGTCTATTTACGGACGAAGGGGAAGCAATTCCTGTCACCGTAATCGACGTGAGCGACAACAGAGTCGCTCAAATCAAGACCCAGGCAACTGATGGCTATGATGCTATCCAGTTAGCACATGGCACACGTAGAGCTACTCGCGTTACCAAAGCAATGGCTGGTCACTTCGCTAAAGCGGGTGTGATGGCTGGTAACGGTCTCAACGAATTCCCATTAGACGCAGCAAAAATTGCAGAAATGACACCAGGGCAAGTAATTCCTGCTGAAACTGCTTTTACTGCTGGTCAAAAAGTGGATGTGCAAGGCGTAACAATCGGTAAGGGTTACGCAGGTACCATCAAGCGTTATCACTTCGCTTCTGGTCGCGCATCCCACGGTAACTCACGTTCACATAACGTACCAGGCTCAATCGGTATGGCGCAAGATCCAGGTCGTGTTTTCCCTGGTAAGCGTATGACCGGTCACTTGGGTGACGTTACACGTACAGTTCAAAATTTAGTCATCGCACGCATTGATGCAGAACGTAATCTCATCATGGTTAAAGGCGCTATTCCAGGTGCCCCAGGCGGTAAAGTTATTGTTACTCCAGCGGTTAAAACACCGTTGAAGAAGAAATAA
- the rplD gene encoding 50S ribosomal protein L4, which yields MELKLLQDNGTLGAGVQASPEVFEREYNEALVHQVVVAYQANARSGNRAQKDREQVKHTTKKPWRQKGTGRARAGMSSSPLWRGGGRIFPNSPEENFSQKVNKKMYRAGMRSILSQLAREGRLNVVDQFSLDAPKTKVLADKVKAMGLDSVLIIVDQVSENLYLASRNLHKVAVCEPQHADPLALVQYKKVLVSKAAIAKIEELLK from the coding sequence ATGGAACTTAAGCTTCTCCAGGACAACGGTACTTTAGGTGCGGGCGTACAAGCTTCACCAGAAGTATTCGAGCGTGAATATAACGAAGCGTTGGTACACCAAGTTGTAGTGGCTTACCAAGCAAATGCACGTAGCGGTAACCGTGCACAAAAAGACCGTGAGCAAGTTAAGCACACAACTAAGAAACCTTGGCGTCAAAAAGGTACTGGTCGTGCACGTGCTGGTATGAGCTCTTCCCCGCTGTGGCGTGGAGGTGGTCGTATATTCCCGAATTCTCCAGAAGAGAATTTCAGCCAAAAAGTAAACAAGAAAATGTACCGCGCTGGTATGAGATCAATTTTGTCTCAGTTAGCACGCGAAGGTCGTTTGAATGTTGTTGATCAATTCAGTCTTGACGCTCCAAAGACTAAGGTTTTAGCTGACAAAGTTAAAGCAATGGGCTTGGATTCAGTCTTGATTATTGTTGATCAGGTTAGCGAGAATTTGTACTTGGCATCACGCAACTTGCATAAAGTTGCTGTATGTGAGCCACAGCACGCTGATCCATTAGCTTTGGTTCAATACAAAAAAGTATTGGTAAGCAAAGCTGCGATCGCAAAAATTGAGGAGTTGCTGAAATGA
- the rplW gene encoding 50S ribosomal protein L23, whose protein sequence is MSQVRKNDHNLMKVLLGPVISEKATMVAEKNEQVVFQVARDANKSDVKQAVELLFKVQVDSVQIVNQKGKPKRYGRFEGRRDHTKKAYVNLKPGQEINFEAEAN, encoded by the coding sequence ATGAGCCAAGTCCGTAAAAACGATCACAACCTAATGAAGGTTCTGCTTGGACCGGTTATCTCTGAAAAAGCTACTATGGTTGCAGAGAAAAACGAACAAGTAGTTTTCCAAGTAGCTCGCGACGCAAACAAGAGCGATGTAAAACAAGCAGTTGAATTGCTCTTCAAAGTGCAAGTTGACTCAGTTCAAATCGTGAATCAAAAAGGTAAGCCTAAGCGCTATGGCCGTTTTGAAGGTCGTCGTGACCACACTAAGAAGGCCTACGTGAATTTGAAGCCAGGTCAAGAAATCAACTTTGAAGCGGAGGCGAATTAA